Proteins from a genomic interval of Polaribacter sejongensis:
- a CDS encoding PfkB family carbohydrate kinase, which yields MSKLLAVGTVAFDAIETPFGKTDKILGGSGTYVGLAASQFGVKTGVVSVVGGDFSESYLEMMNSKGINTDGIEVDKKGKTFFWSGKYHNDMNSRDTLITELNVLETFTPVVPENFKDAGIVMLGNLHPLTQASVLDQMTERPKLVVLDTMNFWMDIALDDLHTVLKRVDVVTINDEEARQLSGEYSLVNAAKKIHEMGPKYVVIKKGEHGALLFNEGDMFYAPALPLAEVFDPTGAGDTFAGGFCGYLAKTEDISFNNMKNAIIYGSNLASFCVEKFGTERMETLTTEEVKKRLQAFKELTQFDIKIS from the coding sequence ATGAGTAAATTATTAGCAGTTGGTACAGTAGCTTTTGATGCAATTGAAACCCCTTTTGGGAAAACTGACAAAATATTAGGTGGATCTGGAACCTATGTAGGTCTAGCTGCAAGTCAATTTGGAGTAAAAACAGGCGTTGTTTCTGTAGTTGGTGGAGATTTTTCTGAATCTTACTTAGAAATGATGAATTCTAAAGGTATTAATACTGATGGAATTGAGGTTGACAAAAAAGGTAAAACTTTTTTCTGGAGTGGTAAATATCATAATGATATGAACTCTAGAGATACTTTAATTACAGAATTAAATGTATTAGAAACTTTTACACCAGTTGTACCAGAAAACTTTAAAGATGCAGGTATTGTAATGTTAGGGAATTTACACCCGTTAACACAAGCATCTGTATTAGATCAAATGACAGAAAGACCAAAACTAGTAGTTTTAGATACTATGAATTTTTGGATGGACATTGCTTTAGATGATTTACATACTGTTTTAAAACGTGTAGATGTAGTAACTATTAATGATGAAGAAGCGCGTCAATTATCTGGAGAATATTCTTTAGTAAATGCAGCTAAAAAGATTCATGAAATGGGACCTAAATATGTCGTAATCAAAAAAGGAGAACATGGTGCTTTATTATTTAATGAAGGAGATATGTTTTATGCGCCTGCATTACCTTTAGCAGAAGTTTTTGACCCTACAGGAGCTGGAGATACATTTGCTGGTGGTTTTTGTGGTTATTTAGCTAAAACAGAAGACATTTCTTTTAACAACATGAAAAATGCAATTATCTACGGTTCTAACCTTGCCTCTTTTTGTGTAGAAAAGTTTGGTACAGAGCGCATGGAAACACTTACAACGGAAGAAGTTAAAAAGCGATTACAAGCTTTTAAAGAATTAACACAGTTTGATATAAAAATATCTTAA
- a CDS encoding amidophosphoribosyltransferase — MSDAIKHECGIALVRLKKPLQFYKDKYGSAFYGINKMYLLMEKQHNRGQDGAGFASVKFNVEPGTRYISRVRSNQSQPIQDVFAQINERLNKVLEQNPDKKDDVAWQEENMPYVGNLFLGHVRYGTFGKNSIESVHPFLRQSNWKHKNLIVAGNFNMTNSNQILEELIELGQHPKEFTDTVTVMEKIGHFLEDEVGKLYQEAKKKGFNKRDASPYIEENLKLKKVLKRSSRNWDGGYAMAGLVGHGDAFVLRDPNGIRPTYFYEDEEVVVVASERPVIQTVFNVKIEDVQELERGHALIIKKSGVTSIKKIIEPREKLSCSFERIYFSRGSDASIYKERKDLGKIVFPKILESINSDISNTVFSFIPNTAETSFYGMVEAAEDLLNQQKTAKILAGGTKLSAQKVTEILSERPRFEKIAIKDAKLRTFIADDSSRDDLVEHVYDITYGVVKPTDNLVIIDDSIVRGTTLKKSIIRILDRLSPKKIVVVSSAPQIRYPDCYGIDMAKIDGFIAFNAALELLKDTNQYHIVEEVYKKSKAQQGANDEDVVNYVKEIYKPFSAEEISKKIAEMLKTKDIKAEVEVIYQSIEGLHKACPDNLGDWYFTGNYPTPGGMRVVNQAFINFYEGNDKRAY; from the coding sequence ATGAGCGATGCTATTAAACATGAATGTGGAATTGCACTTGTTAGATTAAAGAAACCGTTACAGTTTTATAAAGACAAATACGGTTCTGCTTTTTACGGAATTAATAAAATGTATTTATTAATGGAAAAACAGCACAATCGTGGACAAGATGGTGCAGGTTTTGCTAGCGTAAAATTTAATGTAGAACCAGGTACAAGATATATTAGTAGAGTACGTTCTAATCAATCGCAGCCAATACAAGATGTTTTTGCTCAAATTAATGAACGTTTAAATAAAGTTTTAGAACAAAATCCAGACAAAAAAGACGACGTTGCTTGGCAAGAAGAAAACATGCCTTATGTTGGAAACTTATTTTTAGGGCACGTACGTTATGGTACATTTGGTAAAAATAGTATAGAAAGTGTACACCCTTTTTTACGTCAAAGTAACTGGAAACATAAAAACTTAATAGTTGCTGGTAACTTTAACATGACTAATTCTAACCAAATACTTGAAGAATTAATTGAGTTAGGGCAGCACCCTAAAGAATTTACAGATACGGTAACTGTAATGGAAAAAATTGGTCATTTTTTAGAAGATGAAGTTGGCAAATTATACCAAGAAGCAAAGAAAAAAGGATTTAATAAAAGAGATGCTTCACCTTACATCGAAGAAAATTTAAAACTTAAAAAAGTATTAAAAAGATCTTCTAGAAACTGGGATGGTGGTTATGCTATGGCAGGTTTAGTTGGTCATGGAGATGCTTTTGTTTTAAGAGATCCAAACGGAATTAGACCTACTTATTTTTATGAAGATGAAGAAGTTGTAGTTGTCGCTTCAGAAAGACCAGTTATTCAAACTGTTTTTAATGTAAAGATAGAAGACGTTCAAGAATTAGAAAGAGGACATGCTTTAATTATTAAGAAAAGTGGCGTAACTTCAATTAAGAAAATTATAGAGCCTAGAGAAAAATTATCTTGTTCTTTTGAACGTATCTATTTTTCTAGAGGAAGTGATGCTTCTATTTATAAAGAACGAAAAGACTTAGGAAAAATAGTATTCCCAAAGATTTTAGAATCTATTAATAGCGATATTTCTAACACCGTATTTTCTTTTATACCAAACACAGCAGAAACTTCTTTCTACGGAATGGTAGAAGCTGCTGAAGATTTATTAAACCAACAAAAAACAGCTAAAATTTTAGCTGGTGGAACAAAATTATCAGCACAAAAGGTTACAGAAATTTTATCTGAAAGACCTCGTTTTGAAAAAATAGCCATTAAAGATGCAAAATTAAGAACTTTTATTGCAGATGATAGCAGTAGAGATGATTTGGTAGAGCATGTTTATGACATTACATATGGTGTTGTAAAACCTACTGATAACCTAGTTATCATTGATGATAGTATTGTTCGTGGAACAACTTTAAAGAAAAGTATTATTAGAATTTTAGATCGATTAAGTCCTAAAAAGATAGTAGTAGTTTCTTCTGCTCCACAAATTCGTTACCCAGATTGTTACGGAATTGACATGGCAAAAATTGATGGTTTTATTGCTTTTAATGCTGCTCTAGAATTATTAAAAGACACCAATCAATATCATATTGTAGAAGAGGTTTATAAAAAATCTAAAGCTCAACAAGGTGCTAATGATGAAGATGTTGTAAATTATGTAAAAGAAATTTACAAACCTTTTTCAGCAGAAGAAATATCAAAGAAAATAGCAGAAATGCTAAAAACAAAAGATATTAAAGCAGAAGTGGAAGTGATTTATCAATCTATAGAAGGTTTGCATAAAGCATGTCCAGATAATTTAGGAGATTGGTATTTTACAGGAAACTACCCAACTCCCGGAGGAATGAGAGTTGTAAACCAAGCCTTCATTAATTTCTATGAAGGAAATGATAAAAGAGCGTATTAA